The Chordicoccus furentiruminis DNA window GACGGAAGCGCGCTTGGCGGGTACGCCGCTTCCTTCGAGCTCTGGCGGAGAACAGCCGGCTCGTCGGGAGGATCGTCCTCTCAGAATACGACGCATACGGTCACGTTCCGGACGCAGTACTTCGGAAGCGACAATGGAACCAACAGGGATACCGCTCCGATCCGTCAGGGCGGGACGCAGACCGTCACGGTGAAGGACGGCGATACCCTGCCATTTGATGTGGCGGTGGACGCGGACAATATGGGAATTTACTCCGTGGCGGCCAACAGCGTTCCTCTGACTGGTACGATGAGCGACTCCACCGGAAATGATAAGTTTCAGGTCAGCGGGAAATGGGTCAGCCTTTACCGGAAGGGTCGGTATCAGCTGAGCAACATCAGGCGGGATCAGACGGTCGTCGTCACCTTCCTCGGCTATCTGCAGTACGACGGCGGTTCGCCTTCCATCGCGAAGTCCGTGACGGTCACGCCGGGGACGGCGGCAGCGGGCGGCGGATCCGGGGCCGGCGGGACTACGGAGCCGGCGACGAACGAGAAGGTGCCGGGCCTGACGGAAAATCCGGTTACGCTGAATGGCGGAACCTGGAGCTACACCTGGGAGAATCTTCCGACCGCGGACAGCAGCAATCAGGCATACTACTACTATGTGAAGGAAACCGGGTCGACGCCGGGTTATACCGTCTCGATGGACAACAATGACGGCATCACCGACGGGACCATCAAGGCGACAAACACGCAGGAGGCGGTTTCCGTCCCGGTTGCAAAGAAGTGGGTGGACGGCGACAACCGGAAAAAGATCCGCCCGAACGAGGTACAGATCCGGCTCTATCAGGATGAGCAAATGACAGAAAAGACCGTCACGCTGAGCGCGGCCAGAAACTGGCAGGGCGCCTTCAACGGTCTTCCGAAATACCGCTATACCGCTTCGGGCGGTACGCTGACGGCGGAGGAGATTCAGTATACGGTGAAGGAGGAAAACGTTCCGGACGGATACTGGTCTTCTGTCGATGGCTCCGTGGCGACGGGCTATGCCGTCACCAACCATCTCACGTACGAGCTGCCGAACTCCGGCGGCCCGGGTACTTACCTGTTTACCTTCAGCGGAGCGGCGGCTCTGGCGGCCGCGCTGCTGTTCACCATCAAAGCCAGACGAAAGGAGGAGAGGGGAGAGCCGTAAGGACTGGCTGACAGTTCCCGAAAAGGGAGCAGTTAAAAAGGATCGGAAAGCACAGGCGGAGCCGTCCCTGCGGCTGCGCTCCTGCGCCGGACAAATCAGACGACAGGAGGAGGATAAGACTGAACGTAGGAGAGGAGGAGAGGCCCATCAGAGCGGGCGAAAGAGCCTGAACAGCAGAAACAGAACCATTTTCAGCAAGCAAGAAACCAGGAAGAAAAGGAGAACGAAGTATGAAACAGCTGTGGAAAAAACTGGGGGGGGACTGCTGATCGCCGCAGTAATGATCCTCGCGATGGCGGTTCCGGCGATGGCAGCAGACACGGGTACGGACACGAAGAAAAATGCAGAACTCACCATCACCGGTCTTGCGGCAGGAGATACCGTGAAGCTCTATCAGATCGGCACTTCCGATGCGAACGGAGAGCTCACGCTCATCCCGGACAAAGACAGCAAACCGATTTTTAACGATTCTGTGAATCCGACCGTACAGGAGATCACGGCGGTTGCGAACCAGATTCAATCCGGGGCGATCAAACCGACACTCGTGCAAACCAGGACGCTGACCGGGGAAAACTATACATACAGCGCAGCCGCGGCGGGCGTCTATCTCGCGCTGATCACATCGGTCGACGGGAACACGGTCTACAATCCGATCCTTCTGTCCGCC harbors:
- a CDS encoding Cna B-type domain-containing protein, whose product is MPRYQYNANTGYYYYDSMKNAATYNRSAGRFYVYNFREGAAPSQDVDDSDFLPFNTGCSPGQYFSNKNKFQVNYWFGMSSEVKFFLPNNAGEKDASGNYGNQSTNGDDMVFKFSGDDVVWVLVDGKTLLDLGGVHDVVYGEIDFSRGEVTVVQGANGQSAYLKVKEMSDGTLGYDHGGLKTTATFDLSSGEHTLTLYYLERGGSQSNAAIYFNLAPRYSLTLNKRDENTTTKLQGAKFGVYTDENCSVPALLWRTDGTQTNLFTTDQSGQIQCNGLGAGRTYYLKELTPPDGYPDVSDHTIILKIDQQGTASVSTADSGGSWMVDEENSQISSEQNAGTKGTFHLTLNVDNQKTTRVTVRKIWKDADGNTIDGSALGGYAASFELWRRTAGSSGGSSSQNTTHTVTFRTQYFGSDNGTNRDTAPIRQGGTQTVTVKDGDTLPFDVAVDADNMGIYSVAANSVPLTGTMSDSTGNDKFQVSGKWVSLYRKGRYQLSNIRRDQTVVVTFLGYLQYDGGSPSIAKSVTVTPGTAAAGGGSGAGGTTEPATNEKVPGLTENPVTLNGGTWSYTWENLPTADSSNQAYYYYVKETGSTPGYTVSMDNNDGITDGTIKATNTQEAVSVPVAKKWVDGDNRKKIRPNEVQIRLYQDEQMTEKTVTLSAARNWQGAFNGLPKYRYTASGGTLTAEEIQYTVKEENVPDGYWSSVDGSVATGYAVTNHLTYELPNSGGPGTYLFTFSGAAALAAALLFTIKARRKEERGEP